Proteins encoded within one genomic window of Bos indicus x Bos taurus breed Angus x Brahman F1 hybrid chromosome 18, Bos_hybrid_MaternalHap_v2.0, whole genome shotgun sequence:
- the KCNK6 gene encoding potassium channel subfamily K member 6, whose translation MRRGALLAGALAVYIAYLVLGALLVARLEGPHEARLRAELRMLRQQLLRRSPCVAAPALDAFVERVLAAGRLGRAALANASGSANASDPAWDFASALFFASTLVTTVGYGYTTPLTDGGKAFSIAFALLGVPVTMLLLTASAQRLSLLLTHTPLSWVSQRWGCTPRKAARWHLAILLGVTVTVCFLVPAAIFAHLEEAWSFLDAFYFCFISLSTIGLGDYVPGEAPGQPYRAVYKLLVTVYLFLGLVAMVLLVQTFRRVSDLHGLTELILLPTPCPTSFAEEDDRVDILSPEPEPHQQLTAGSHVDYASIPR comes from the exons ATGCGGCGGGGTGCGCTCCTGGCGGGCGCCCTGGCAGTATATATCGCGTACCTGGTGCTGGGCGCGCTGCTGGTAGCCCGGCTGGAGGGGCCGCACGAGGCTCGCCTCCGAGCCGAGCTGCGGATGCTGCGCCAGCAGCTGCTGCGGCGCAGCCCGTGTGTGGCCGCCCCCGCCCTGGACGCCTTCGTGGAGCGGGTGCTGGCGGCCGGACGACTGGGGCGCGCCGCGCTCGCCAATGCCTCCGGGTCTGCCAATGCCTCGGACCCCGCCTGGGACTTCGCCTCGGCTCTCTTCTTCGCCAGCACGCTGGTCACCACCGTGG GCTATGGGTACACGACGCCACTGACCGACGGGGGCAAGGCCTTCTCCATCGCCTTTGCGCTCCTGGGCGTCCCagtcaccatgctgctgctgacCGCCTCAGCCCAGCGCCTGTCGCTACTGCTCACCCACACGCCCCTGTCCTGGGTGAGCCAGCGCTGGGGCTGCACCCCCCGGAAGGCAGCCCGCTGGCACCTGGCCATCCTGCTGGGGGTCACGGTGACCGTCTGCTTCCTGGTGCCAGCCGCCATCTTTGCCCACCTTGAGGAGGCCTGGAGCTTCCTGGATgccttctacttctgcttcatctcTCTGTCCACCATCGGCCTGGGTGATTACGTTCCGGGAGAGGCCCCCGGCCAGCCCTACCGGGCCGTCTACAAGTTGTTAGTCACAG TCTACCTCTTCCTGGGCCTGGTCGCCATGGTGCTCTTGGTGCAGACTTTCCGCCGTGTGTCTGACCTTCATGGCCTCACAGAGCTCATCCTGCTGCCCACTCCGTGCCCCACCAGCTTCGCGGAGGAAGATGACCGGGTGGACATCCTGAGCCCCGAGCCCGAGCCACACCAGCAGCTCACCGCCGGCTCACACGTGGACTACGCCTCCATCCCCAGGTAG